The Mesoplodon densirostris isolate mMesDen1 chromosome 8, mMesDen1 primary haplotype, whole genome shotgun sequence genomic interval gccttatggggattcccttgtatgttatttgttgtttctcccttgctgcttttaatattttttctttgcatttgatttttgatagtttgactaatatgtgtcttggcatgtttctccttggatttatcctgtatgggactctctgtgcttcctggacttgattgactattttctttcccatattagagaagtttttcaatatctcttcaaatattttctcagtccctttctttttctcttcttcttctgggacccgtataattcaaatgttggtgcgtttaatgtcccagaggtctctgagactgtcctcaattcttttcatttttttttctttactctgctctgcagtagttatttccactattttatcttccaggtcacttatccattcttctgcctcagttattctgctactgattccttgtagagaatttttaatttcatttattgtgttgtccatcattgtttgtttgctctttagtttttctaggtccttgttatacgtttcttgtattttctccattctacttccaagattttggatcatctttaccatcattactctgaattctttttcaggtagactgcctatttcctcttcatttgtttggtatggtggggtttttaccttgcttcttcatctgctgtgtgtttctctgtcttcccattttgcttaacttactgtgtttggggtctctgtttcgcaggctgcaggtttgcagttcccgttgtttttggtgtctgcccccagcgggtaaggctggttcagtgggttgtgtaggcttcctgttggaggggactagagcctgtgttctggtggataaggctggatcttgtctttctggtgggcaggactgcgtctggtggtgtgttttggggtatctgtgacgttattatgattttaggcagcctctctgctaatgggtggggttgtgttcctgtcttgctagttgtttggcgtggggcgtccagcactgcagcttgctggtcattgagtggagctgggtcttagtgttgaggtggagatctctgggagagctttcgctgtctgatattatgtggagccgggaggtctctggtggaccaacgtcctgaactcagctctcccacctcagaggcacaggcctggcacccggccagagcaccaagaccctgtcagccacacggcttttgagaggtctgaggtcttctgccagcgttcaataggtgttctgtaggagttgttccacatgtagatgtatttctgatgtatttgtggggaagaaggtgatctccacgtcttactcctctgccatcttgaaggtctcacCCCATCACTTTTTATCACTATGGTTTCTGTTTAGAAAGGCCTCTAGGCAAGTGTTGTAAACGATTTACCTCAATTTTCTTCAGGTAACTTTTGTGATtatgtttttaacatttaaatatttgatcCATAGTGAATTAATTTGGCCAaagaagtgttttatttttgtttccaaaagGGTGGCCTGTTTTCTTTTTACTCAACATGCCTGAATTCCACCACTTTAACAGGTCTCAGCACCTTTACCTCAGAGCACATTTCCATACTTCTAATCTATTTCCAGACctgcattaattaattaattaattatcgatttttaaaatatttatttatttatttttgactgtgttggggggggccttcattgcggtgctcagggttctcactgcagtggcttctcttgttgtggagcacgggctctaggcgcatgggcttcagaagttgtggcttgcaagctctggagcacaggctcggtagttgtggcgcacgggcttagttgctccgcggcatgtgggatcctcccagaccagggctcaaacctgtgtcccctgcactggcaggcggattctcaaccactgcgccaccagggaaaccccgacCTGCATTTAATCAGCCTAACCCGCCTGTACCAAACTCTGGACGACCACCTTTTGACGTTTCCGTAACCAATAAAGCAAGCCTCTTTTCGTTAGTCTGCTTTTTATAGAGCTTCCTGTGTTTCCCAATGCTTAGCCTTCAGGACAAATGGAATTACTTCAAGTTCTTGCTAAAACGAAGAACTAAGCAAACACACAGAATTCTGTGGGAATTGCGTTAGAGAGCTGTGGTCCTCACACTGAGCATCCTACCTACAAAGCTTTGTGTCTACTCAAATTTTGAAAGCAGTTTTCAGTAGagctttttctagtttcttcccCTATATAAGCCCTACGTATTTCTTATGTTTTTATTAATGATGGTGAATGAGcttctttcattatattttcattgtCTGTGTATGGGAAAACTGctgatttttaaacatcttaCAAAAACCAGTCATGTTACTGAATTCTCACTATTTCCAACTTTTCCCACTAAATTGCTGTTGggtattaaataagataatatatgtaaaccaATATACattcttatgtatatatatgcatattatcatgtgcagatatatatataaaacagattagTTATATATAGTATGttccttttcaaaaaaacaagaaaaaaaactctaTGAactacaaataatatttttaggtATACACTAAACAGTAgactcaaaaacagaaaaagtacTTTTCTACTTACCTCAGCTTCCTTTTCCAGCAAGATCTGGTCTTTATTCATGTCCTCATTTTCCACTTTTCTAAGAGGTGAAAAAAACTACAGTTATAATATTACGGCAAATATAGTTGGTTATTTCTCACGACAGATGCTCAAAGTAAaacttcattttatatttctgagaaatATATCTACTGAAAATTgcataaatttatcatttttctgatTAACGACATGAAtaagaaaatgatgaaaaatgcaATACGAAATGGAAAATTCAAGACCTCTTTCTTACTCTAAGCTGGGGTGTGGCACTTTCGACTTTACCCAAAAAGCAGTAGGTATTATCTGAAGAATACTCTTCTAAGATAAGTTATGAACAAAGACTACAACAATCGTACTTAAAAAAGGAACAGGATGTGAGTGTCCAAGCGGAGAAGCCGGCGCAGGAGGCCCTCTGAGCCCTCGAAGACATGGCTCCACGTGGGCCCACTCCCTTGGTACCACAACCTGGCTGTATTCCTCAGACTGGGAATGTTCTTGCTGCCTCTAAATCCTTTCTTCACATCTGGTCCCCAAATTAGTAACACCATAAAGCAGACTCTAAAGTGTACCTCATTCGTATGTACGAAGGACCTTGTGTTGAAACAGGATCCAACACAAGTCTTTGGCCTTTCCATCTAGAGCTGTTCTTGATATGCAACAGTTAAAGATACCTTTTAACAGgcataacaaaaaaaccccacccaaaacaaaaacaaaccccaaccCCACGATGTGATTAAATTAGCAACAAGTATCTCCCAATAGCTTCTGAGTAGGAAACCAAATGGTGATGCTTAGTGGTTAAGGCTGAgccagacacacagaggagagggGGACAGCATGACTCGAGGTGACCAAATATGGACCGAGGGGACAGCATGACTTGGGGCAACAACCTGCCGCCTCTTTTGAGCCTCTCGGATCGGAAGTTTTCATAGTGAAGGTCCTGGGTCACCTCCTGGAGATCTTGCATGTGAGTGCTGAAAGAGAAAAGGATGTACCAGGGCTATGCCATTCACATGGAAAAAACACCCAATCAAggacacagaacacacacaccaGGAACTAAGACCCCAGATTACTTGGTAAACAGTACACAAAGTTGCTGGAATTTCGGGATAAGGGAATGAGGCTGTGGAAACATCTACAGAGGCGCATCTGTTTGCTACCATGATAAACAACGCACAGACACACCCAGCTGGGCCACAGGGTCTCCGCCACAAGCACCACGCTTTGCATGAGATCACCACAGTGGACAGAAGGAGAGGCACAGAGGCTTTAGGAGATTGTTTAGGTAAACAATGTCTGAAACAGAGCACACTTTTCTAGAAGAACTTACGAAAAACAAGCAATTCAAACATTTGTGACTCCTTAAGCTTAACGTGTATGTCACAAAGAGCCTATTAGTGTCAcctgtggagaagagcataaatCAAAGTACTAATCTTCTGGACGAGATAGAAACAGCACTTTGCATCTTCTAATCGTCTTGGAAAACATTCATAGCTTCGGCCCAGCTTTTCCAGATACTTAAGCACTCAGCTCTGAGACAGGATCATGACAGTCAAGGGCCTGTCCCCGGAAGGCCTGGGTGCACTTTCACACCTGACATGGTGACTGAATTACATCTGACATAACTTGAATGCCAATTTTAATGGTATTTTTAGTGATTTTAATTCACCAAAAATTCCTAAACCAAGTGAGACCTACGTGGCCTGTAGAGCAATTTTTAGTTCTTCAAAATTTATCTGGACCAGCCGTTCTTTGATCTCAAAATTCTGATGAAAGAGGGTTAGATTTTAGCAACACTCTTTCTTTTAGCCTCTTTATTCAAGGGCAACAGCAATGCATGTTTGTTACTAAATGTACGATttatttttagaggaaaaaagtCTGCTTTTGTAGTCAGGTCTGTTCTAGCTACTAAGAACCGACTGGAGAACCTCAAGGCTAACCGGGGCCACCTCGTCTGAGAGCCTGAGGCTGATGGGCACGCTGCATTTCAGCGGTGGCTGGAGAAGGCTCTCAGGGCCCCAAGCAGCGAAGCTGTCCAATTCCTCGCCAGAGCAAGAGGTGTCCTGTGCGTGGTGCAGCCACACCACAGGTGAGGTCTAGTCTACTCTTAGCATCAAAAAGGTCTTTGAGATTAGGAAGGAGAGTGTATTAAGCTACAGGCCCCAGGTGGAAGAGGCTAGTCTGCTACAGTCCCAGAGAGGGGAGGGCCTTCCGCACCAAGCTGGGATAGCCCCGCTGCAGGAGCACAACGGAGCCGGTGTGGCTCGCAGGCCCCACGCACACCCACCCCTCGAAAGCTCTGCTCTCCAAGCCAGTGGGAACGCATGCGCGCCTTACATGAGCATCGTCCTCAGTTTCAGGAAGTCGTTGTGCTCTGGGTTCTCCACCTCCACGACGCCCCACGGGTAGAGGCGGCCTCTGACTTTCTTGCCTTTGGCTTCAATCAGCTGATTGGATCCAACCACAGAGAATGGGATACTGGCCTAGAAACAGACACACGGGGTAGACTGGCTCCACACAGGGAACCTCAAGTTTCACTGCAAACACAGGAACGTGAGCACAGAATGAACACACTGCTGCCAACTACAAGGCTCACTTGGAAAGCCAATGGTTCACATATTTTACTTGCAAGTGGCAGTTCTTTTCCACATGGGACAAACTGTATGAAATCAAACTAAACCTGCAGTAAGATTTCTAAGCCTCAGGTGACAGCTATGCCAGAATATCTTTAGCGCAAAACTATTACTGTGACCAAATCTACCTGGCAACCTCAGAGGCCAAGCCTTCTAAGACTGTGTGCTTTGCCAGCTCTTTCCATTTTAAATGCACTGACTACAGGAAAAAGGAGTTAGTTACACCGTGTACTCGGAGACAAAGCTCCTACCTTGAGAAGTCTAGTCTGCTCTTTAAAATCCTCATCTTCATCTGACTCTGCATCAGGTAAGTGATAGATTTTGATGTTATGTTCTTCAATTTCATCCAGAATCTGAGAGAAAGACCAAATCAGGAGCAACTGTAGCAAACTGCATACTATTTCAGTCAAGTCTAATGCATCATATTAGAAGTATGTCAGAATTATCCAAATGTCAATAATCATATTGattaaaatcattttcaaatgattttacaAACTGCTAAAAAGGTATTCATGCTTGCACTGAGGGACCCTCTGTCCAGAATAACAACAACGTAACACCACCTTCACTGCACAAAGCAGCAGACTAACAACAGTCCCGGTACAGCAGGTAAAAGGAGACCACACCACAACCAACCTCTGGAAGGAGTCCTGCAGGTAGAGAAGGGAGGTGCGCCCAGAGGGAACATCTCCTCAAAGGCATGGAGGGGAGGACGCAAGCAAGGGTTGTGTCTTGGGAATCACAAGAAATCCAGGATGGCTGGAAGGTTAAGACATCCAGTTGGACAGGACAAAGAAATAACTGAGGTGGACAGTTCCCTGAATGCCACTAGGTGAAGGATCTAAGGGTCTGGATTTTATTCAATAGGAAAAAAGTGGTCAGCAGTGTAACCTCACAGTCTGAACCATCAACCAAGTAGGAGAGTAGCCTAGAGGGAAAGAGAAACTGGGCTGGAGTTGAAGTGAGCAGGCATTCACCAGCCAGTCTACTAAGCAGCCAGCCCCCAAGCCCCCAATGTTGGTGCTCCATCAGATGCGAGGTTGGGGCTCTGCTTTTACTCTCACGCCAGAGTCTGGACCGCCAAGGGAAGGGAGAACACAAGCCAAGTCAGCAGGAAGCACTCCTACTTCAAACCTGCTCCCCAGTTTTTTCCTCCTTAACGTGACCTAAGGGCCCTGCGTGGTCAAAGATCTTGGACGAACCCACTGTCCGCACTAAGTTGGGATTTAAGAGAAGGCCCTCCTCCCTGCACCCTCTCCCCCATGCAAGCTGGCCTTAGTCTGTTCCTAACTGCTTGTTCCCCAACGAGATGGAGAAGCTGAGCGGTGAGCGTGACCCTGCCCTGCCTGCTCCCCACTCTGCAGCAAGAAAGTGGTGGGTCAAAAATAATCACACCTCTTCACTGTGGGCGACTGCAAGAGCTACGGGACCATTCTCAGAGCCAGGGAGGTGGTCAGACGTTCTTAGACTGGGAAGGAGGAGCACAGCCACAGGTACAGAGAAGAAACCAGATAAAGAGAGGGACTGCAAAGGCCCACGATTTCATTCATTTCAGCCTTTGAAGTTGAGCCCGAAGAATTGTGGACACAGGATCAGAGGTGGGTATAAAGCCTCCTAACCCTGAcagctgcccctcctccctgTCCGAAATTCAATGTAACATCCTATAAAAGGTGAAGTTCCCTTAAGTGTAAATTGCCGAAACACTTACTGTCAAGCATAAAAATGCCTAAGCTTTCAGGGACTCTTCCAAGGGCCTGAATAGTTCCTAAAAAACTGGCAGACACTTGAGACAATAAAGGAAAAGGCTGACAAACACGAgtccatataattttaaaactccgcTTATGGCAGAAGACATCAAGAGAAACACGAAATAACACAAGTCTAACTAGGTGAAATAATCTGCAACGTGACAGTCAATGTCTAAAAATATACGAATATCTGTAAGTcaataaaaatgcaataaagagCAGCAAGGCTCTAAAACCCCAGAGAACACAGCAACGGGCTTCAAGCACCATGACAGATACTCGCACCAGCAACCAGGCAAACGCAAATTGCAACGAGGTGCCGTTTCCCATCTCTCAGAAGGGACCCTACAAATGCCGGGAGCACATCCAGAGCTGCTTCAGGGCCACAGAGGAGCAAGCTCACACTCTGCTTTGGGGGCCGCAAACGGCTACAAACTTGTTTTGAGGGAAACGCAGCCCTCTTTCAAAAACATAAATGCACATCAGTTCCTTTCTAAGAATTCGTCTGACTTACGCAGTTGTGAGACGACAGAGGCGCACCGACGCTGACAGCACGGACGCCAGTGAGGCCCGCTCTGTGCCAGCCAGGGACTGTCCCAACCCACCGCCGgactccccgccccgcccccacctgcCCCCGCTCTGGCCCGGCCGCCCGGTGAGCCCAGCACGCACCCTCTTCTTCAGGCGCTCCCGCTCCTTCAGCGTGAGCGTGTCGGCTTTCGCGATGACAGGCACGATGTTCACCTTGTTGTGTATCGCCTTCATAAATGCCACATCCAAGGGCTTAAGTCTAAAAGTCATGTTTAAGGGAAGAATAAGGAGATCACACTGAacttttttctctcaaaattaccccaattcgggcctccctggtggcgcaagtggttgagagtccgcctgccgatgcaggggatacgggttcgtgccccggtctgggaggatcccatatgccgcggagcggctgggcccgtgagccatggccgctgagcctgcgcgtccggagcctgtgctccgcaacgggggaggccacaacagtgagaggcccgcataccgcaaaaaaaaaaaaaaaaaaaaaaaaaaaattaccccaaTTCTTATAATAAAATATGCAGCTTGGAGGAAAGTTGGAAACCCACACAGTAAACACGAAATCTTAATCTACACACCAGGTTTCCATGGTAAATGCTTACTTACCCATGTCCGAAGGGGGAAATAAAGTAAAAGCAACAGTGCACCCTGTTATCGACGATGTGCCTTCTGTTCAGACCACTCTCATCGTGCAGGTACCGTTCAAACTGCTCATCGATGTAGGAGATGATTGTCTTAAAGctgagagaaacacaaatacgAGTAATCACGGGATGCAAGAGGCAGCTGTCCCAAACTTCAAAGGCAAAACGAGCTGTCCTACCCCCTGCCTCTCCAGCAGGTGTGATTTAATAATTCAACTGTAAGATGGGAACAGAAAACCGACTCCTAGGTTTGGCAAGATGGAGGCTTTCGGAAACTGTGCTAAGAATCATTTCCGTAAGTGTTGAAGGTCAAAAGCCTGGATGGGATAGGTTACAAAGAGGCTGAGCTGACTGACTGAAGACAGTCAGTCGGGGCAGAGTGGGAGCGGAACACGGGTCAAGGACAGGGGAGCTGAGGGGTGCCTGCGGAAGGAAGGGAGAAACCCCCGGTGAAGGAGAAAGACGCAAGAAAGCCTTCTccgccttccttccctcttctcatTAGTGCTGGAAAGTTGGTGCTTTATGTTTACGGGGATTAGAACCAGGAGAGTTTGTACAATGAAGGCGTATTCTCTGCAAGGTACAGGGGACAGACTGCTCTTACATTCTACTTCTGGGTTTCTTTACTTGTGCAAATGGTGCCAACAAGCAGCCAGTCACAGACACTAGCTCTTGAGCAAGTCTCTTAAGAGATTTCATCTTCTTGAATATGGAAAAGAGAAAGGCTGTACTACCATATCTTGTCCACTGGCCATGGTCCAAATCAAGGTGCTTTATTTATTCTAGCATTTGCTGTATGGTTGGCTTTGTGATATCAGATCTCACTAGAATgctcttacagaaaaaaatactcaTTCCCTGTGAAATTCCTCATTTAAAATGCcataattaaaatgatttaaattgtCTCATTGTTTTACTATACACAGCTACCCCAAACCCAGCAATCAGTCATCAACATTACAGACTGAAATATGTGGAAACAAACGTAAGCAGGCACACGGCCTCGTCACCGGCGGGGCTCTGGGGCACGTACCAATCCCTGCAGTTGATGGCGTCCCCGTAGCCTGGTGTGTCCACCACGGTCAGCCGCAGCTTGACTCCTCGCTCTTCAATCTCAACAGTTGAAGCCTCAATTTGGACAGTTCTTTcaattttctctaaaaaaaaagcagcagcaaacTTAATAAGAGAACGTACCTTAAAATAGAGCCAGTTTGCAAAAATGAGAAATTACCTGTTACTTTCTTATTATTAAACAAATGACTCAGAAGTTCACTATCTCTCCTTAAGGACAGTTCTCAGAAGGTAACATGAGGACTGTGTAAAAATGACCCAGGGTCAGCAAGGGAAACATTGCAGCTAGGATTAAAGGGCTGCTTGGGAGTTGAAAATTGTAATTTCTGATTCCTGGGACAAAAAGAACaattaatgaattcatttaaaaactgtCCAAGGGCTGCAGTCGTGTTGTGGTGGCCCAAGTCCCAGACTGATGTATGCAcagttcattcactcaacaagccTCACGAAGCCCAGTGTCCAGTGCTGGACGCTAACACCTAGGGGAAGAGGTCACATGACACCTATACCCACAGAAATCTTCTGTGTATGCCGGTTTTTTCATGAGAACACTGATCCTCCCATCAAACATACAACAAAGGCAGGAACTATTACACTTTGTAGACAAAGAAAACAAGCTTGGAGGAGATGGACCATGGTACATGGTCTGAGTGTGTATAATCGAGATCCAAGGACGTCAGGTGCAGCACACCTTTCCCTACCTGACTGATGTTCTCCTTGTGTCTAgagccaaacaaaaacaaacaaaacacaaagctaAGGCACAAAATACTAATTATGCACTCTGTAGCAGCTTTCACGTAGTGCAGCATGGAAACTTCTGTAC includes:
- the SEPTIN2 gene encoding septin-2 encodes the protein MSKQQPTQFINPETPGYVGFANLPNQVHRKSVKKGFEFTLMVVGESGLGKSTLINSLFLTDLYPERVIPGAAEKIERTVQIEASTVEIEERGVKLRLTVVDTPGYGDAINCRDCFKTIISYIDEQFERYLHDESGLNRRHIVDNRVHCCFYFISPFGHGLKPLDVAFMKAIHNKVNIVPVIAKADTLTLKERERLKKRILDEIEEHNIKIYHLPDAESDEDEDFKEQTRLLKASIPFSVVGSNQLIEAKGKKVRGRLYPWGVVEVENPEHNDFLKLRTMLITHMQDLQEVTQDLHYENFRSERLKRGGRKVENEDMNKDQILLEKEAELRRMQEMIARMQAQMQMQMQGGDGDGAVHGHHV